A genomic segment from Lasioglossum baleicum chromosome 5, iyLasBale1, whole genome shotgun sequence encodes:
- the LOC143208530 gene encoding putative G-protein coupled receptor No18, producing the protein MANQTGNYYGDIYQWNRTVSTDNRDTRMEYYLPNWTDLVLAGLFTMLIIVTIVGNTLVIAAVITTRRLRSVTNCFVSSLAAADLLVGLAVMPPAVLLQLTGGTWELGELLCDSWVSLDVLLCTASILSLCAISIDRYLAITQPLTYSRRRRSKRLAGLMIVAVWVLAGAITSPPLLGCFPRATNRDTKKCSYNMDSSYVIFSAMGSFFLPMLVMLYVYGRISCLIASRHRNLEATGNENIQPRKKILIERAKSIRIRRTECMANTVSCERTSEEIDPPATSKKSGIVRSHQQSCINRAVKETKTAGTLAVVVGGFVACWLPFFILYLATPFIPVNPPDVLMPALTWLGWINSAINPFIYAFYSADFRLAFWRLTCRKCFKSRTNLDRSNRKLPVPANGKKETSRT; encoded by the exons ATGGCAAATCAAACGGGTAATTACTATGGGGACATTTATCAGTGGAATCGCACGGTGTCGACGGACAACCGGGACACGCGGATGGAATATTATCTACCGAATTGGACGGACCTTGTTCTGGCTGGGCTATTCACCATGCTGATTATCGTCACTATA GTGGGCAACACCCTGGTAATTGCCGCCGTGATAACAACTAGGCGCCTAAGGTCCGTTACTAATTGTTTCGTGTCCAGCCTGGCCGCTGCGGATTTATTGGTTGGCTTGGCCGTTATGCCACCGGCGGTATTACTGCAG CTCACAGGTGGTACTTGGGAGCTGGGCGAACTGCTCTGCGATTCTTGGGTTTCCCTCGACGTCCTCCTCTGTACTGCCAGTATACTATCTTTATGCGCCATATCCATAGACAG GTATCTAGCCATAACTCAACCACTAACATATAGCCGACGACGTCGAAGTAAAAGACTGGCTGGTCTGATGATTGTAGCAGTCTGGGTCCTAGCCGGCGCCATAACCAGCCCTCCTCTGTTGGGATGCTTTCCACGTGCAACAAATCGCGACactaaaaaatgttcgtacaaTATGGACTCCTCGTACGTGATATTCTCTGCGATGGGATCGTTTTTTCTACCGATGCTGGTCATGCTTTACGTTTACGGGAGAATATCCTGCTTGATCGCGAGCCGCCATCGGAACCTGGAGGCCACCGGCAACGAGAACATACAGCCACGCAAAAAAATTCTG ATCGAACGAGCGAAGAGCATCAGAATACGAAGAACCGAATGCATGGCGAATACCGTGAGCTGCGAGAGGACATCCGAAGAAATCGACCCCCCGGCCACAAGCAAAAAGTCTGGGATCGTACGTAGTCATCAGCAGAGTTGCATTAACAGAGCAGTGAAAGAGACAAAAACAGCTGGCACTTTAGCAGTGGTCGTGGGTGGATTCGTGGCGTGTTGGTTACCGTTTTTCATCCTCTATCTGGCCACCCCTTTCATACCCGTGAACCCGCCGGATGTACTTATGCCAGCGTTAACGTGGCTAG GCTGGATCAATTCGGCGATAAACCCGTTCATATACGCGTTTTACTCAGCCGACTTCAGATTAGCATTCTGGCGACTTACATGCCGGAAGTGTTTCAAGAGCAGAACCAACTTGGATCGGAGCAATCGAAAATTGCCGGTTCCAGCGAACGGGAAGAAAGAAACTTCGAGGACGTGA